In the genome of Epinephelus lanceolatus isolate andai-2023 chromosome 18, ASM4190304v1, whole genome shotgun sequence, one region contains:
- the gid4 gene encoding glucose-induced degradation protein 4 homolog — MTVADGDTLALIMPVRAECCSTTGSACSSSASLVPPAPINTYQPGVATSLLYSGSQFRGYQKSKGNSYDVEVVMQHVTVEDSYLCGYLKIKGLTEEYPTLTTFFAGEIISRKRPFLTRKWDADEDVDRKHWGKFQPFYKFAKSFNSDDFDYEALENSDYVFMRWKEQFLVPDHTIKDISGASFAGFYYICFQKSTATIEGYYYHRSSEWYQSLNLNHVREHSMPIYEFR; from the exons ATGACGGTTGCTGACGGTGACACTTTAGCGCTCATCATGCCTGTCCGAGCAGAGTGCTGCAGCACCACCGGCTCGGCCTGTTCATCCTCGGCCTCTCTTGTTCCCCCTGCCCCGATCAACACCTACCAGCCGGGGGTGGCCACCTCGCTGCTGTACAGCGGCTCACAGTTTCGGGGCTATCAGAAGAGCAAAGGCAACTCATACGACGTTGAGGTTGTTATGCAG CATGTGACTGTGGAGGACTCATATTTGTGTGGATACCTGAAGATCAAAGGCCTGACTGAG GAGTATCCAACTCTCACAACATTCTTTGCTGGTGAAATTATTAGCAGAAAAAGGCCTTTTTTAACCAGGAAGTGGGACGCAGATGAGGACGTGGACAGAAAGCACTGG GGCAAGTTTCAGCCTTTTTACAAATTTGCCAAAAGCTTCAACTCGGACGACTTTGACTATGAAGCACTGGAAAACAGTGATTATGTCTTCATGAGGTGGAAG GAGCAGTTCCTAGTACCAGACCACACTATCAAAGACATTAGCGGTGCCTCCTTCGCTGGCTTCTATTACATCTGTTTCCAGAAGTCCACAGCCACTATAGAAGGGTATTATTACCATAGGAGCTCAGAATG GTACCAGTCTCTAAACCTAAACCATGTCCGAGAGCACAGTATGCCTATTTATGAGTTTCGGTGA
- the drc3 gene encoding dynein regulatory complex subunit 3 has protein sequence MDEESLKTAIMEEASKDTGPIFQAEGINFNEILQLRLGYRNILMIDHLWEFTSLTKLELNNNQIEKMEGLDQLLNLTWLNLSFNSIQKIEGLESLRKLEVLNLCNNRISVIENMDTLEKITLFFIANNHLRQLDNVLYLRGFKNLRSINLCGNPVSKEDEYKFFMAAHFPNLMYLDSKSLDEKTKNEASIKYRSVLFKMKLEELQKQEATEAEQRQEAEVKLHTDAFVEFLNGSHLFKSMIKDDPEAETLRCVPEVAQLLQTFEQQMVKLCMQLFEFGLAEHKRRETEVTSFFSGQNKAVTYYQGIASQILANFEQQHRERTEELQQLSDLDLLKVKMDQCNDEIDLLCNSLMELEFEMAGELENIIKLLDTTISDMVCNFSETAQEIYPFSLCISLTALNNFPQHWFITALRVKLLKYCTSSFEEANFSQSNFNIIKSVSRSPLCVVSDPGLFKCHYTFVQCRDLEDSYYEKVREVAVATLESVAKDNVDEDLPDDVKMLFTDKHTVMDALATGHDNHLLKINDRETQLVTRANAWKVALIKGIQHDKMKWNRIRISDTHRYRDYLREQLEKLL, from the exons ATGGATGAGGAGAGTCTGAAGACGGCAATAATGGAGGAAGCCTCCAAAGATACTGGCCCTATTTTCCAGGCCGAGGGAATCAACTTCAATGAAATCCTCCAACTACGTCTGGGATACAGAA ATATCCTGATGATTGACCACTTGTGGGAATTCACATCCTTGACCAAACTGGAGTTGAACAACAACCAAATAGAGAAGATGGAGGGCCTGGACCAACTGCTCAATCTGACATGGCTTA ATCTGTCATTCAACAGCATACAGAAAATCGAGGGTCTGGAGTCTCTGCGGAAGCTTGAAGTGCTGAATTTGTGCAACAACAGAATCTCTGTCATTGAAAACATGGACACACTTGAGAAAATCACCCTCTTCTTCATCGCTAACAACCACCTCAGACAGTTGGACAAT GTGCTCTATCTCAGGGGGTTCAAGAACCTGCGCAGCATCAACCTATGTGGGAATCCCGTCTCTAAGGAAGACGAATACAAGTTTTTTATGGCAGCCCACTTTCCAAACTTGATGTACCTAGACAGCAAATCACTTGACGAGAAGACA AAAAATGAAGCGTCTATCAAATACCGCAGTGTCCTCTTCAAGATGAAACTTGAGGAGCTGCAGAAGCAAGAAGCCACTGAGGCTGAGCAAAGACAGGAAGCTGAAGTCAAACTACACACA GATGCCTTTGTGGAGTTCCTGAATGGCTCTCACCTGTTTAAGAGCATGATCAAAGACGATCCGGAGGCAGAGACTCTACGCTGTGTGCCTGAAGTGGCTCAATTGCTTCAAAC ATTCGAGCAACAAATGGTGAAGCTGTGTATGCAGTTATTTGAATTTGGTTTGGCTGAGCATAAgcgcagagagacagaggtgaCTTCCTTCTTCAGTGGTCAGAACAAGGCTGTGACGTACTACCAGGGCATTGCATCGCAGATATTGGCAAATTTTGAGCAGCAACACAGAGAG AGgacagaggagctgcagcagttaTCCGACCTGGACCTGCTGAAGGTTAAGATGGACCAGTGTAATGATGAAATCGACCTGCTCTGTAACAGCCTCATGGAGCTGGAGTTTGAGATGGCTGGCGAGCTGGAG AACATCATCAAATTGTTGGACACCACCATCTCAGACATGGTCTGCAACTTCAGTGAAACTGCTCAGGAGATATATCCTTTCTCACTGTGCATCAGCTTAACAGCTTTGAATAATTTCCCACAACACTGGTTCATCACAGCTCTCAGGGTCAAGCTATTGAAATACTGCACTTCCTCGTTTGAGGaagcaaacttctcccagtccAATTTTAATATAATCAAATCTGTGTCCCGGAGCCCTCTTTGTGTGGTCAGTGATCCAGGCTTgtttaaatgtca TTATACATTTGTGCAATGTCGAGATCTGGAGGATAGTTATTATGAGAAGGTGCGAGAGGTTGCTGTGGCAACTCTGGAGAGTGTGGCCAAGGACAACGTGGATGAGGACCTACCAGATGATGTTAAAATG CTGtttacagacaaacacacagtgatggATGCACTGGCCACTGGCCACGATAACCACCTGCTGAAGATCAATGACCGAGAGACTCAGTTGGTTACACGTGCCAATGCCTGGAAAGTGGCCCTCATTAAAGGG ATTCAACATGACAAAATGAAGTGGAACCGCATCCGCATCTCAGACACCCACAGATATAGGGACTATTTGAGGGAGCAGCTGGAGAAGTTGCTGTAG